One Dreissena polymorpha isolate Duluth1 chromosome 9, UMN_Dpol_1.0, whole genome shotgun sequence genomic window carries:
- the LOC127844313 gene encoding protein PML-like, protein MATFLQSTIDKGSDILQDFLCSTCEDKKLDNMADFYCETCVKFYCGKCIGMHSQLFIKHAPYGRGDLKKWPVAKQVEDFLLKCDVHKDKNLELFCDNHIELCCTNCAILNHRHCQKITLISDIVKSQSTDLQQLSVSIQTILKELKKLQDNQEASIQYVQSSYDEQLHKIQNTRREINVALDTIEQKTRKEMLDTLTKLQASTKSEADKCIRLRDELKRLRDATQDISDKSKQELSFIATRKCEGIIKQSKTFLNSTLQDKFYISFQPNSEIVQYLTTLSGLGKIEPMMVQDNPNKVITVQGKSEHNVKISGDSNECNISAILVLPAKQVLVADFNNKSVKLLDQQYQVVSHCSVTGYPLVLCDITPSEVAVAVNETDMNINEVQFITVNNRQLVLGRKLQLQHACIGIAFQKGDMYITDKTALYKYTLNGKLVSKMYKDTSGRYTGKNHC, encoded by the exons ATGGCAACCTTTTTACAATCCACCATTGACAAGGGATCTGACATTCTCCAAGATTTCTTATGTTCGACATGCGAAGACAAGAAACTGGATAATATGGCTGATTTCTACTGTGAAACTTGTGTTAAATTTTACTGTGGAAAATGTATTGGCATGCAcagccagttgtttataaaacatgcccCCTATGGAAGGGGAGATTTGAAGAAATGGCCAGTGGCAAAGCAGGTGGAAGATTTCCTATTGAAATGCGATGTCCATAAAGATAAAAACCTTGAATTGTTTTGTGATAATCACATTGAGCTGTGCTGCACAAACTGTGCAATTCTTAATCACAG aCACTGCCAAAAGATAACTCTTATATCCGACATCGTAAAAAGCCAGTCTACAGACCTTCAACAACTTTCAGTTTCTATCCAAACTATTCTAAAAGAGTTGAAGAAACTTCAAGACAACCAAGAGGCTAGCATTCAGTATGTGCAAAGTTCATATGATGAACAGTTACACAAGATACAGAACACTCGCAGAGAAATAAATGTAGCCCTAGACACTATTGAACAGAAGACACGAAAGGAAATGTTAGATACTCTAACCAAACTGCAGGCCTCTACCAAAAGTGAAGCTGATAAATGCATCAGGCTTAGGGATGAATTGAAACGACTTCGAGACGCCACACAGGACATAAGTGATAAAAGCAAGCAGGAGTTATCCTTTATTGCCACCAGAAAATGCGAGGGAATAATAAAACAATCTAAAACTTTTTTGAATAGCACTCTTCAGGataaattttatatatcattCCAGCCTAACAGTGAAATTGTACAGTACTTGACAACACTGTCCGGTCTTGGGAAGATTGAACCAATGATGGTACAAGATAATCCAAACAAGGTTATCACAGTGCAGGGCAAGTCTGAACACAATGTGAAAATATCAGGTGATTCAAATGAATGCAATATCTCAGCCATCCTTGTTCTCCCAGCCAAACAGGTCCTAGTTGCAGACTTCAATAATAAGAGTGTCAAGCTTCttgaccagcagtaccaggtggtgagtcactgtagTGTGACTGGCTATCCACTGGTCCTGTGTGATATCACACCCAGTGAAGTGGCTGTTGCTGTGAATGAAACTGATATGAACATTAATGAGGTCCAGTTCATCACAGTCAACAACAGACAGCTGGTATTAGGAAGAAAGCTTCAGTTACAACATGCATGTATTGGTATTGCCTTCCAAAAGGGAGACATGTATATTACTGATAAAACTGCACTGTACAAGTATACACTGAATGGGAAACTTGTCAGCAAGATGTATAAGGATACATCAGGCAGgtatacaggtaagaatcattGTTAA